One window of Candidatus Wallbacteria bacterium genomic DNA carries:
- a CDS encoding type II toxin-antitoxin system HicB family antitoxin, with amino-acid sequence MSYKVSVILEKDDSGYYIFCPELKGCHSQGDTVEEALANIREAIDLYIETLDDEEKRTLLSREILTTSLEVKVA; translated from the coding sequence ATGAGTTACAAAGTCAGCGTGATCCTCGAAAAAGATGATTCCGGATATTACATCTTCTGCCCTGAGCTCAAAGGGTGCCACAGCCAGGGAGACACAGTCGAAGAAGCTCTTGCCAATATCAGGGAAGCGATCGACCTTTACATTGAAACGCTTGATGATGAAGAGAAACGCACCCTGCTCAGCCGGGAAATTCTCACCACATCTCTGGAAGTAAAAGTTGCCTAA
- a CDS encoding type II toxin-antitoxin system HicA family toxin — protein sequence MPKQVSLTAAQAESILLKAGFVLIRTKGSHRIYQKGKERFVIPFHGKKSLHPKIVTQLLEITTD from the coding sequence TTGCCTAAGCAGGTCTCATTAACTGCGGCTCAGGCTGAATCCATTCTTTTGAAAGCCGGATTTGTGCTGATCCGTACTAAAGGTAGCCATCGAATTTATCAGAAAGGCAAAGAGCGCTTTGTGATCCCATTCCACGGGAAAAAATCCCTGCATCCCAAAATCGTCACACAGTTGCTGGAAATCACTACTGACTGA
- a CDS encoding PD-(D/E)XK nuclease family protein — MLKVHFSMHFGGRTWPGPAADGPEFGVARVGMGGLLGLLETKLGLSGEYQPDLLRAAALVSNLGKDAFYSASAEVDRLGTARHLLRIRDFLMLHGWKGEQAGKRLSELRDVCHDLPLGTPDRLNAVLDRMRVLNSGISEILCYDPVEHLPALWKKTFECLKDHGTIITSVEYTQVKSSGDLGLVKSRKDGIVKDGTIQLLRCSLSQAADHVAAFISTLPEGETCLIITPDDILDSSLAGFGLPVSGVNAEADDDPLTSILPLVFQLAESPPEPRRVMEFLALPDAPLHPGLRHKLADAMQKWPAAGSPEWEVAVQNGLDMISSKKGSDRAEQQKHILRSIFLAGAEGGNFSAVEIKTRCSLVREWAKDRSHSVPDTRYFRVINQCDYLEDLAELTGSKSFSQPELVKLLSWSRAMLDKPSARLAQAGLEWISEPGAMMAPADNIVWWNFSADAVRKPFDAGLTEQELDDLTKAGVHIPQPAEIAGQDGDSWHLPIDLCRKRLFFVCPLRDRAGEVTSHHPLWDMLGIKHIELETLTVERPLLASKAGMTKADLRPLPEAIRTFRPGIEIKPREHDSPDSISRLIQCPMKWVLEYKAGLSAGIGTGLPDFAIVQGNLAHHLIEKCLQSVVKPAQAERTAEQIFDKEAPFLVAELFLKGNESLLTATRRRIARSASVLTDFIAATGLKLKQIEREVSRIIDGINLQGRVDILLGEPEIVIDIKSGKLNFYADHLADGLACQLTAYGKMLEKKGKFPVLGYFSVKDQRLCLNRPGFTGAVHAASPSDDMMWQILSATFHAGLQRLAAGEVIAAGNGTEDEVIEKDRINGNELCLTSQCDYCNFGILCGNSFREAL; from the coding sequence ATGCTGAAAGTACATTTTTCCATGCATTTTGGCGGGAGAACCTGGCCAGGACCTGCTGCTGATGGACCTGAGTTCGGGGTGGCCCGGGTTGGCATGGGTGGTCTGCTCGGACTGCTGGAAACAAAACTAGGACTTTCCGGAGAGTATCAACCAGATCTTCTGCGTGCTGCAGCGCTTGTCTCTAATCTTGGAAAAGATGCTTTCTATTCAGCTTCTGCAGAAGTCGACAGGCTGGGAACTGCCAGGCACCTGCTCAGAATCCGCGATTTTCTGATGCTGCATGGCTGGAAGGGGGAACAGGCAGGTAAACGGCTATCCGAACTCAGGGATGTCTGCCATGATCTGCCACTGGGTACTCCTGACCGCCTGAATGCAGTGCTGGACAGGATGAGGGTTCTTAACTCTGGTATCAGTGAAATCCTCTGCTATGATCCAGTTGAGCATCTGCCAGCTCTCTGGAAGAAAACCTTTGAATGCCTGAAAGATCATGGAACTATCATTACTTCAGTCGAATATACTCAGGTGAAGTCTTCCGGGGATCTGGGACTTGTTAAGTCTCGTAAGGATGGGATTGTCAAAGATGGCACAATCCAGCTCCTGCGATGCTCCCTTTCACAGGCTGCTGATCATGTAGCTGCCTTTATCTCCACGCTGCCTGAAGGCGAAACCTGCCTCATAATTACTCCTGACGACATTCTGGATTCGTCGCTTGCCGGTTTTGGATTGCCGGTTTCAGGTGTGAACGCTGAAGCTGACGATGATCCGCTTACTTCCATATTGCCGCTGGTTTTCCAGCTTGCTGAAAGTCCTCCTGAACCTCGACGGGTAATGGAATTCCTGGCTCTGCCTGATGCTCCCCTGCACCCCGGACTGCGACACAAGTTGGCTGACGCCATGCAGAAGTGGCCTGCAGCAGGCAGCCCTGAATGGGAAGTAGCAGTTCAAAATGGTCTTGATATGATTTCTTCAAAGAAGGGATCTGATAGAGCCGAACAGCAGAAGCACATACTTAGAAGTATTTTCCTTGCTGGTGCTGAAGGTGGGAACTTTTCTGCAGTTGAGATTAAAACTCGCTGCAGCCTGGTGCGTGAATGGGCAAAAGATAGAAGTCATTCTGTTCCGGATACCCGGTATTTCCGTGTCATCAACCAATGCGACTATCTGGAAGATCTGGCTGAACTGACTGGCAGTAAAAGCTTTTCACAACCCGAACTCGTCAAACTTCTTTCCTGGTCAAGAGCCATGCTTGATAAACCTTCAGCCAGGCTGGCGCAGGCAGGCCTGGAATGGATATCAGAACCTGGCGCAATGATGGCTCCAGCTGACAATATCGTCTGGTGGAATTTTTCCGCAGATGCTGTCAGAAAGCCCTTTGACGCAGGACTTACTGAACAGGAGCTAGATGATTTAACAAAAGCAGGTGTGCATATTCCTCAGCCAGCGGAGATAGCCGGACAAGATGGTGACTCCTGGCATCTGCCGATCGATCTCTGCAGAAAGCGGCTGTTTTTTGTCTGCCCATTGCGTGACAGAGCTGGAGAAGTGACAAGTCATCATCCGCTCTGGGATATGCTGGGGATTAAGCATATTGAGCTGGAAACATTGACTGTTGAACGTCCCTTACTAGCATCCAAGGCAGGAATGACTAAAGCAGATTTGCGACCTTTGCCGGAAGCGATCAGAACTTTCAGACCCGGAATTGAAATCAAGCCTCGCGAACATGATTCACCTGACAGTATCAGCAGACTGATTCAATGCCCGATGAAATGGGTGCTGGAGTATAAAGCCGGACTTTCAGCAGGTATAGGTACAGGCCTGCCGGATTTCGCGATTGTGCAGGGAAATCTGGCGCATCACCTGATAGAGAAATGTCTTCAGTCTGTAGTCAAACCAGCACAGGCTGAGCGGACTGCCGAACAGATTTTTGACAAAGAAGCGCCATTCCTGGTGGCTGAGCTTTTCCTAAAAGGAAATGAATCCCTTCTTACTGCTACCAGACGCAGGATTGCCAGGTCTGCTTCAGTGCTGACAGATTTCATAGCTGCGACAGGTCTGAAACTCAAGCAGATAGAGCGCGAGGTAAGCAGAATCATAGATGGAATCAACCTGCAGGGACGGGTGGATATTTTGCTGGGGGAACCGGAAATCGTGATTGACATCAAATCAGGCAAGTTGAACTTTTACGCTGATCATCTGGCTGACGGACTTGCCTGCCAGCTGACTGCATACGGGAAGATGCTGGAGAAAAAAGGAAAATTTCCTGTACTCGGGTATTTCTCGGTTAAGGATCAGAGACTGTGCCTGAACCGACCAGGGTTTACGGGCGCAGTACATGCAGCTTCTCCTTCGGATGATATGATGTGGCAGATTCTGTCCGCAACTTTCCACGCCGGTCTTCAGAGACTTGCTGCAGGTGAAGTCATTGCCGCAGGGAATGGAACAGAAGATGAAGTCATTGAAAAAGACCGTATCAATGGAAACGAGCTGTGCCTGACTTCGCAATGCGATTACTGCAACTTCGGCATTCTCTGCGGGAATTCATTCAGGGAGGCCTTATGA
- a CDS encoding UvrD-helicase domain-containing protein produces the protein MSGILSRIRITSAGAGTGKTEYLSKLLEDRIKSGKASPERIVAVTFTNRAATELKERVRSKLFGAGLNREALMMEGALIGTVNAVCSRLVQRSAFELGLSPEMTVIDEAKSEEMLLRAIGSTQEDDKVETLLEIAGRTRIEWGDKLRQIVNSALSYDIQPDQFQAFARQSIDSLMELFPETVMEKTEKKLIQAGEMFFKQLEEIQDETKGTRAVADELQKCLEILRADKELTWSEWANLARLSPCKKSAESFEPVRIAASYHTRNPRFRQDLQELISILFEMAEKALTNYQEEKATQGALDFRDQELLALRLLSNPETRRRLSGSLDLVLVDEFQDTSPIQLAVFLRLAELAAESVWVGDRKQAIYAFRGTDPQLMEAAVDEITRAGKTETLSCCYRSRPELVNLYTSIFTRSLKKQGFSAESILLKPGRDKVTLPPPVEMWWLDTKNKGEDYLALADCLQKFLASEPEVCGMDEKLRKATPGDIAILCRTNAECSEIAMALKSAGIPACIPESGLCATLESMVICAGLRLWADSHDTLAAAELCRLLDYAGKEDQLLKDLLENPDGASLMQNPIVSKIAEDSRVSKITGVLPVFDRVMELLDIRKLCLEWGDTDRRLANLDALRALAVAYVGEFSSSGNGVLVPGFIQYLTELQQSGEDEKPLIAGADLLTVSTRHKAKGLEWRVVVLYDSAHQNKFPGLGVKVENKGKFDFSDPLAGHWIRYWDSPYGDLKTTRFHEKVAEHSFNLEANERKEAEELRVLYVAFTRARDYLILAARPGKLNKGLFGQLLDSDGQPLISEPVAGKVCWAGCTVEVTERTGAEPEFVETKRDPGVDYKKPGQKEFPAAFVQPSLLEGEPAEIVETLKLGEPIVLPEDAKPDLCGKIFHAFFAVDSTGITDDLRSKIAADLIRNHNLDKAVLPEQITKAAQHLREWICKSFADAIKHTEMPLACRLETGSILRGVADLILETEAGFVIIDHKVISGDAKNLTGKICSFGPQLAAYKQTIQAATGKKVLSMWIHLPLAGLMYKVETALHQAAPSSC, from the coding sequence ATGAGCGGGATACTTTCCCGAATCAGGATCACTTCGGCAGGCGCAGGCACAGGCAAAACCGAGTATCTGAGCAAGCTCCTGGAAGACAGGATCAAAAGCGGAAAGGCCAGTCCTGAGCGCATTGTGGCAGTCACATTTACCAACCGGGCGGCAACTGAATTGAAAGAACGTGTCAGGAGCAAGCTGTTCGGTGCCGGGCTCAACAGGGAAGCATTGATGATGGAAGGAGCCTTGATTGGCACAGTAAACGCTGTCTGCAGCAGGCTGGTGCAGCGCTCTGCCTTTGAGCTGGGGCTTTCGCCTGAAATGACCGTGATCGACGAAGCAAAGTCTGAAGAGATGCTGCTTAGAGCCATTGGCAGCACTCAGGAAGATGACAAAGTTGAAACTCTTCTGGAAATAGCCGGAAGAACCAGGATCGAATGGGGAGATAAGTTACGGCAGATTGTTAACTCAGCACTTTCATATGATATTCAGCCAGATCAGTTTCAGGCATTCGCCAGGCAAAGTATTGATTCGCTGATGGAATTGTTCCCAGAGACGGTTATGGAGAAGACAGAGAAAAAGCTCATCCAGGCTGGAGAGATGTTTTTTAAGCAGCTCGAAGAAATCCAGGATGAGACAAAGGGCACCAGGGCTGTTGCCGATGAACTGCAGAAATGTCTGGAAATCCTGCGAGCAGACAAAGAACTGACTTGGTCTGAGTGGGCGAATCTGGCTAGACTCAGTCCATGCAAAAAATCAGCAGAGTCTTTTGAACCAGTTAGAATTGCAGCATCTTATCATACCCGCAATCCTAGATTCAGACAGGATTTGCAGGAATTGATTTCAATTCTGTTTGAGATGGCAGAAAAGGCTTTGACTAATTATCAGGAAGAAAAAGCTACCCAGGGTGCGCTTGACTTCAGGGATCAGGAACTGCTGGCACTAAGGCTTCTCTCCAATCCGGAAACCAGGAGAAGACTTTCAGGTAGCCTGGATCTGGTTCTAGTTGATGAGTTCCAGGATACCAGCCCGATCCAGCTCGCAGTGTTTCTCAGGCTGGCAGAACTTGCTGCCGAAAGTGTCTGGGTTGGTGACCGCAAGCAGGCCATCTATGCGTTTCGTGGCACTGACCCTCAACTGATGGAAGCAGCGGTTGATGAAATCACAAGAGCAGGAAAAACAGAAACATTAAGTTGCTGCTATCGGAGCAGGCCTGAACTGGTCAATCTTTATACTTCCATCTTTACCAGGTCGCTCAAGAAGCAGGGCTTTTCAGCAGAGAGCATCCTGCTGAAACCTGGCCGCGACAAAGTCACACTTCCTCCACCAGTGGAAATGTGGTGGCTGGATACTAAAAATAAAGGCGAGGATTATCTGGCTCTGGCTGACTGCCTGCAGAAATTTTTGGCTTCAGAACCTGAAGTCTGTGGTATGGATGAAAAACTGCGCAAAGCGACACCAGGCGATATCGCCATACTCTGCCGCACAAATGCCGAGTGCAGTGAGATAGCCATGGCCTTGAAAAGCGCTGGTATCCCTGCCTGTATCCCTGAATCAGGCTTATGTGCAACACTTGAATCCATGGTGATTTGCGCAGGGTTAAGACTATGGGCAGACTCCCATGATACCCTGGCTGCTGCAGAACTTTGCCGTTTGCTCGACTACGCTGGCAAGGAAGACCAGCTTCTGAAAGATCTGCTGGAGAATCCTGATGGCGCAAGCCTGATGCAGAATCCCATTGTCTCGAAGATCGCAGAAGATTCCAGGGTGAGCAAGATTACAGGCGTTCTTCCTGTTTTTGACAGAGTCATGGAACTCCTGGATATAAGAAAACTTTGCCTGGAATGGGGCGATACAGACAGGCGGCTTGCCAACCTGGACGCACTGCGCGCGCTTGCAGTGGCCTATGTGGGTGAATTCTCTTCATCCGGAAACGGTGTGCTTGTTCCAGGATTTATTCAATATCTGACAGAGCTGCAGCAGAGCGGGGAAGACGAAAAGCCATTGATCGCTGGCGCTGACCTGTTGACAGTATCAACCCGGCATAAAGCCAAGGGCCTGGAATGGCGTGTAGTAGTGCTCTATGACTCAGCGCATCAGAATAAGTTCCCCGGGCTTGGAGTAAAAGTTGAGAATAAGGGCAAATTCGATTTCAGTGATCCCCTGGCAGGGCACTGGATCAGATACTGGGACTCCCCTTATGGCGATTTGAAGACAACTCGATTTCACGAAAAAGTGGCAGAGCACAGTTTCAACCTGGAAGCAAACGAACGCAAAGAAGCAGAAGAACTGCGCGTTCTGTATGTCGCATTCACCAGAGCCAGGGATTATCTGATCCTGGCTGCCAGACCCGGCAAGCTGAACAAAGGCCTGTTCGGACAGCTGCTGGATAGCGACGGCCAACCTTTGATCTCAGAGCCTGTTGCCGGTAAAGTCTGCTGGGCTGGATGCACGGTTGAAGTAACTGAACGCACGGGTGCTGAGCCCGAATTTGTGGAAACGAAGAGAGACCCTGGAGTGGATTATAAAAAACCAGGACAAAAGGAGTTTCCTGCTGCTTTTGTTCAGCCGTCACTTCTGGAAGGGGAGCCTGCTGAAATTGTTGAGACGCTAAAGCTGGGAGAACCTATCGTACTCCCTGAGGATGCCAAACCTGATTTGTGCGGTAAGATTTTTCATGCTTTCTTTGCTGTGGATTCTACCGGCATAACAGACGATCTGCGGAGCAAAATCGCAGCTGATCTAATTAGGAATCATAACCTTGATAAGGCGGTCTTGCCTGAACAGATTACGAAAGCAGCGCAACACTTAAGAGAATGGATCTGCAAATCTTTCGCAGATGCTATAAAGCACACCGAGATGCCGTTGGCTTGCCGCCTGGAAACTGGTAGCATTTTGCGTGGAGTTGCGGATCTTATTCTGGAGACTGAAGCAGGATTCGTGATCATAGACCATAAAGTAATTTCTGGTGATGCAAAGAATCTCACCGGCAAAATCTGTTCCTTTGGACCGCAGCTTGCAGCCTACAAGCAGACAATCCAGGCAGCGACTGGGAAGAAGGTACTTTCAATGTGGATACACCTGCCGCTGGCAGGATTGATGTATAAGGTGGAAACGGCACTGCATCAGGCAGCACCTTCAAGTTGCTGA
- a CDS encoding glycosyltransferase, whose product MERSLEQYRDIVGDNCLDQLKDIARHLSGKSIVHVNSTRAGGGVAEILNWLVAFMAELGLKASWEVIDGTDEFFRVTKMFHNGLQGNDVPFTETERKIYEQNAVRNAEKLRAKLEAADYVFIHDPQPAHLINLCPNRKGKWVWRCHIDASNPDPKVWNYLSKIVAPFDASIFSMPEFARKLPHSQFIIAPSIDPLSEKNREMSSGEVDELMTRYSISRDLPLITQVSRFDRFKDPLGVVEAFKIVRRDFPCRLILAGAGAADDPEGSAVHAEVLKAVGRMPDVMVMMLPEDALFINALQRASAIVVQKSVKEGFGLTVTEALWKKKPVIGGNTGGIKIQVKNYETGFLVNTPQEAADRIRELLKNPEMIGKIGEKAHWYVRENFLLTRQLRDYMSLISGFTQGFASYLKQV is encoded by the coding sequence ATGGAGCGCAGCCTGGAACAGTATCGCGACATAGTCGGCGATAATTGCCTTGACCAGCTGAAAGATATTGCCAGGCACCTGAGCGGGAAGAGCATTGTGCACGTGAATTCCACCAGGGCAGGCGGCGGAGTGGCCGAAATTCTCAACTGGCTGGTGGCATTCATGGCTGAGCTTGGCCTGAAGGCCTCCTGGGAAGTGATAGACGGCACTGACGAATTTTTCCGCGTGACCAAGATGTTCCACAACGGACTGCAGGGTAATGATGTGCCTTTCACGGAAACCGAGCGGAAAATATACGAGCAGAACGCGGTCAGGAACGCGGAGAAACTGCGGGCAAAGCTGGAAGCTGCTGACTATGTCTTTATCCATGATCCGCAGCCCGCACATCTGATCAACCTCTGCCCGAACAGGAAGGGCAAATGGGTCTGGCGCTGCCACATCGATGCCAGTAATCCTGACCCAAAAGTCTGGAATTACCTGAGTAAAATTGTGGCCCCTTTTGACGCCAGCATTTTTTCCATGCCTGAATTCGCCCGGAAACTGCCTCATTCTCAATTCATCATTGCGCCCAGCATAGACCCTTTGAGCGAAAAGAACAGGGAGATGAGTTCAGGCGAAGTTGATGAACTGATGACCAGATACAGCATCAGCCGCGATTTGCCCCTGATCACCCAGGTTTCCAGATTCGACAGATTCAAGGATCCGCTTGGAGTAGTGGAAGCTTTCAAGATCGTGCGCAGGGATTTTCCCTGCCGCCTGATCCTGGCCGGCGCCGGGGCTGCGGACGACCCTGAAGGCAGCGCCGTGCATGCCGAGGTCCTGAAGGCAGTGGGAAGAATGCCTGACGTGATGGTGATGATGCTGCCTGAAGATGCGCTGTTCATCAATGCCCTGCAGCGGGCCTCCGCGATCGTGGTGCAGAAGTCGGTCAAGGAGGGCTTCGGGCTCACAGTGACTGAAGCGCTCTGGAAGAAAAAGCCGGTGATCGGCGGCAACACAGGAGGCATCAAAATCCAGGTCAAGAACTATGAGACAGGATTCCTGGTCAACACGCCGCAGGAAGCAGCGGACAGGATCAGGGAGCTGCTGAAGAACCCTGAAATGATCGGGAAAATCGGAGAAAAAGCCCACTGGTATGTTCGGGAGAATTTCCTGCTCACCAGGCAACTGCGGGACTACATGTCACTGATTTCCGGATTCACTCAAGGATTTGCCTCGTATTTAAAACAAGTTTGA
- a CDS encoding ABC transporter substrate-binding protein, with translation MEKISGCLLLISIAVSLFLVTGCGGEEQAASPGPVEAVQTSQESSGEITLVYWRHHYTPEKIAIDKLIAEYEAQNPGVKIVFNTLSYDTYVSKLVASIAAGEGPDIINIHNSWAYQYVKSGLLTPVPPEIMTTADIERDFFPLLSSFKKYDSYYGLAIGASNLALYYNTKLFREAGLDPDRPPQTWEEMMESAAKITRHDEHGRLQVAGAAIGQPQGQAWNYLTDCLIPQNDCGSLDSDENHVLWDSRSGYEAMEYMMGFCKNNYYSYMFLPPYEAFRLGRAGMLIDGSWAISQLKRDTPPDFEYRIAPIPHHKKQVVYGTYWANCVTKKATGRARLEAWKFVKFITSKETMLKWVDWVGELPMRQEAAMDPELRKKYPQLSAFLDQMPYTYASLKKDEGRYKQEIELAIERVLLLHYTPEQSISQAAQEINRMLAAN, from the coding sequence ATGGAGAAAATATCCGGATGCTTGTTACTGATCTCAATCGCGGTTTCCCTGTTCCTAGTCACAGGCTGCGGTGGCGAAGAGCAGGCAGCTTCTCCCGGGCCTGTGGAAGCAGTTCAGACTTCCCAGGAGTCAAGCGGTGAAATCACGCTGGTCTACTGGAGGCATCATTACACACCTGAAAAGATAGCCATTGACAAGCTGATTGCGGAATATGAAGCGCAAAACCCTGGCGTGAAAATTGTCTTCAACACCCTGTCATACGATACATATGTCAGCAAGCTGGTGGCCTCGATCGCGGCAGGGGAGGGGCCTGACATCATCAATATTCACAACAGCTGGGCCTATCAGTATGTGAAAAGCGGACTTCTCACGCCTGTACCGCCTGAAATCATGACTACAGCGGATATAGAACGGGATTTCTTCCCCCTGCTTTCCAGTTTCAAGAAGTACGACTCATATTACGGGCTGGCCATAGGGGCGAGCAATCTGGCCCTTTATTACAACACAAAGCTTTTCCGCGAGGCAGGACTCGATCCTGACCGCCCGCCCCAGACCTGGGAAGAGATGATGGAATCTGCCGCCAAAATCACCAGGCACGACGAACATGGAAGGCTGCAGGTGGCCGGAGCTGCGATCGGGCAGCCGCAGGGCCAGGCCTGGAATTACCTGACCGACTGCCTGATCCCGCAGAACGACTGCGGAAGCCTGGACAGTGATGAGAACCATGTGCTCTGGGACTCCAGGTCAGGCTACGAAGCCATGGAATACATGATGGGATTCTGCAAAAACAATTACTATTCCTACATGTTCCTGCCGCCGTACGAAGCTTTCCGCCTGGGCCGCGCAGGCATGCTGATCGACGGAAGCTGGGCGATCTCTCAACTCAAGCGCGACACTCCTCCTGATTTCGAATACAGGATCGCGCCGATCCCGCATCACAAAAAACAGGTAGTCTATGGCACTTACTGGGCCAACTGCGTGACCAAAAAGGCCACAGGCAGGGCCAGGCTGGAAGCCTGGAAATTCGTGAAATTCATCACTTCCAAGGAAACAATGCTGAAATGGGTGGACTGGGTCGGTGAACTGCCCATGCGGCAGGAAGCAGCCATGGATCCGGAACTGAGGAAAAAATACCCGCAGCTTTCCGCCTTCCTGGACCAGATGCCCTATACTTACGCTTCGCTGAAGAAAGACGAGGGCAGGTACAAGCAGGAAATAGAGCTGGCCATCGAGCGTGTGTTGCTGCTTCATTACACTCCTGAACAGTCGATCTCGCAGGCTGCGCAGGAAATCAACCGGATGCTCGCGGCAAATTGA
- a CDS encoding sugar ABC transporter permease, protein MNRFFEMEDKTRRMFWGMLFILPAVVYFICLNIWPMFYSFFLSFNDWNLLNPDKNFVFLNNYFALLHDTVFLRCLINNFCYTLVAVPVGLVLSLAIALLLNSGIRWLGLFRFMIFMPVITSGIAAGYIWMWLYEPTFGLINHLLSFVHLQCPFLLSPYTALASIALMTVWKSLGFQVVILLAGLTTIPDSIYQAAEMDGATGFRRFWHVTLPLLNPTMVFLSVMGVMNGLQLFGEIFVMAPNGGPLNSTRTVVFHIQQTAFRSYQMGYGSAMTFVLFAIILAVTVFQMKVLTKKFEY, encoded by the coding sequence ATGAACAGATTTTTTGAAATGGAAGATAAGACGCGCCGCATGTTCTGGGGTATGCTTTTCATCCTGCCTGCAGTTGTTTATTTTATCTGCCTGAACATCTGGCCCATGTTTTACTCATTCTTTCTGAGCTTCAACGACTGGAACCTTCTCAATCCAGATAAGAATTTCGTTTTTCTGAATAATTATTTCGCCCTGCTCCACGATACAGTCTTCCTGAGATGCCTGATCAACAATTTCTGCTACACTCTGGTGGCGGTTCCGGTCGGGCTCGTGCTGTCCCTTGCCATCGCCCTATTGCTTAATTCAGGCATCCGCTGGCTCGGGCTTTTCCGCTTCATGATCTTCATGCCTGTGATCACCTCAGGCATTGCAGCCGGCTATATCTGGATGTGGCTGTATGAACCGACCTTCGGACTGATCAATCACCTGCTTTCATTCGTGCACCTGCAATGCCCGTTTCTGCTCAGCCCGTATACAGCGCTTGCTTCGATCGCCCTGATGACTGTCTGGAAAAGCCTGGGATTCCAGGTGGTGATTCTCCTGGCAGGCCTGACCACGATCCCTGACTCGATTTACCAGGCTGCGGAAATGGATGGAGCTACCGGTTTCCGGCGCTTCTGGCATGTCACTCTGCCACTCCTCAATCCGACCATGGTGTTTCTTTCAGTGATGGGGGTGATGAACGGGCTGCAGCTCTTCGGCGAGATCTTTGTGATGGCTCCCAACGGCGGCCCGCTGAACAGCACCAGGACAGTGGTCTTCCACATCCAGCAGACAGCCTTCAGGTCATACCAGATGGGCTACGGCTCTGCCATGACCTTTGTGCTGTTCGCGATCATCCTGGCAGTGACAGTGTTCCAGATGAAAGTACTGACCAAGAAATTCGAATACTAA